In Elusimicrobiota bacterium, one DNA window encodes the following:
- the flgL gene encoding flagellar hook-associated protein FlgL, which produces MRVTERLIHRGVVDEIHGHLAAMAKLQQQIASGKRLTGLSEEPIDAARSIRLQASAAGLDQFKKNTQEALAWMNATLGALSRVREVLQEARTDALEGGTDSTPTDSRHALGESVARLRESLVELANSKWEGASLFGGHATTAAPFAADGTYRGDTGTIGRDIAPGETTTVNYNGDEVFRNGTNLFAALDALQTALQNDDPAAVRGAVPALDDGIKKVLRMEASLGAETERVTLTQSRLDEMNVTLTKRRSENDDTDMAQAAMDLQSENNVYQASLAASARLFGASLLDFLK; this is translated from the coding sequence GTGCGCGTCACCGAACGATTGATCCACCGCGGGGTCGTGGACGAAATCCACGGCCATCTGGCCGCCATGGCCAAACTCCAACAGCAAATCGCTTCCGGCAAGCGCCTCACGGGCCTGTCCGAGGAGCCCATCGACGCCGCCCGGTCGATCCGCCTCCAAGCGTCGGCCGCGGGGCTCGATCAATTCAAGAAAAACACCCAGGAAGCCCTGGCCTGGATGAACGCGACGCTCGGGGCCCTGAGCCGGGTTCGCGAAGTTCTCCAGGAAGCCCGGACCGACGCCCTGGAGGGCGGAACGGACTCCACCCCGACGGACAGCCGGCACGCGCTGGGCGAAAGCGTCGCGCGACTTCGGGAATCCCTGGTGGAATTGGCCAATTCCAAGTGGGAGGGCGCTTCCCTGTTCGGCGGCCACGCCACGACCGCCGCGCCCTTTGCCGCGGACGGGACGTACCGGGGCGACACCGGAACCATCGGACGCGACATCGCCCCGGGGGAAACCACCACGGTCAATTACAACGGCGACGAGGTGTTCCGGAACGGGACGAACCTCTTCGCCGCTCTGGACGCCCTTCAAACCGCCCTCCAAAACGACGACCCCGCGGCCGTTCGCGGCGCCGTGCCGGCCCTGGACGACGGAATCAAGAAAGTGCTCCGGATGGAGGCGTCCCTGGGGGCCGAAACGGAACGCGTCACTCTGACGCAATCCCGGTTGGACGAGATGAACGTCACCCTGACCAAACGCCGCTCGGAAAACGACGACACGGACATGGCCCAAGCGGCCATGGACCTGCAAAGCGAAAACAACGTCTACCAGGCCTCCTTGGCGGCTTCGGCGCGCCTGTTCGGCGCCTCGCTGCTGGACTTTCTCAAATGA
- the flgA gene encoding flagellar basal body P-ring formation protein FlgA has product MGRRLFSFGWAAVLAGICLPLRAASVRPILDAADRALSRAFPSTSGEWRWELLGPAPVVPAEVVDVAAEADPVDPTPRALVSLTVRLTRNGRRVRTVLLSYRLHRTAAVWVTRRSVAAGAPVSIDDLIQERREISPAERLLAPADTPDHLWARRLPAGTPLAASMVVPRPLVKNGETVRVTVTAGTLRLSATGRALRDGRSGDAIPVWLASTRRPVTATVRGPGQLDLTAPGAAQ; this is encoded by the coding sequence GTGGGTAGAAGACTCTTTTCATTCGGTTGGGCGGCCGTCCTCGCGGGGATTTGCCTCCCCCTGCGGGCCGCTTCCGTACGCCCGATTTTGGACGCGGCCGACCGGGCGTTGTCCCGGGCTTTTCCATCAACGTCGGGCGAGTGGCGTTGGGAGCTCCTGGGCCCCGCGCCGGTCGTTCCGGCGGAGGTTGTCGACGTCGCGGCCGAAGCGGACCCCGTGGACCCGACGCCCCGCGCCCTCGTGTCTTTGACGGTGCGGCTGACCCGCAACGGCCGGCGGGTTCGGACGGTGTTGCTTTCCTATCGGCTTCATCGGACGGCCGCGGTGTGGGTCACGCGCCGCTCCGTGGCGGCCGGCGCCCCCGTTTCGATCGACGACCTGATTCAAGAACGCCGGGAGATTTCCCCGGCGGAACGACTCCTGGCCCCCGCCGACACGCCCGACCATCTTTGGGCGCGGCGGCTCCCGGCCGGAACGCCGCTCGCCGCCTCGATGGTGGTTCCCCGCCCCCTGGTTAAAAACGGCGAAACCGTCCGCGTGACCGTGACGGCCGGAACCCTTCGACTGAGCGCCACGGGACGGGCTTTGCGGGACGGCCGCTCCGGCGACGCCATTCCGGTGTGGCTTGCCTCCACCCGCCGCCCCGTCACGGCCACCGTGCGCGGGCCCGGACAGCTCGATTTGACCGCCCCCGGGGCCGCCCAGTGA
- the csrA gene encoding carbon storage regulator CsrA — protein sequence MLLLSRRKGESLLIGDTVEITVLAVEGGNVRLGIRAPGAVPVYRRELYDSIRAENRDSAAAGVEDLSRALARGGSTPTSAAPSPFRRPPRGARP from the coding sequence GTGCTCCTTCTCTCCCGTCGAAAAGGCGAAAGCCTCCTGATCGGCGACACCGTGGAAATCACGGTGCTCGCGGTGGAAGGCGGAAACGTTCGGTTGGGCATCCGCGCCCCCGGCGCGGTGCCCGTTTATCGGCGGGAACTCTACGACAGCATTCGAGCGGAGAACCGGGATTCGGCCGCCGCGGGGGTGGAGGATTTGTCCCGGGCCTTGGCCCGGGGCGGTTCTACGCCGACGTCGGCGGCGCCGTCACCGTTCCGGCGGCCCCCCCGGGGCGCTCGACCTTAA
- a CDS encoding flagellar basal body P-ring protein FlgI: MKPGWFLLLGIAGALNLSAAETRVKDVARVGGVRDMELVGYGLVTGLRGTGDRPGSGPAAQSLVNLLNRLGVAASPQELQSSNIAAVAVTARVPAYSRPGAAMDARVSSLGNASRLEGGTLLLTALLGVDGKAYATAQGRLAEEPESGEDRKGSASAGGATTAFLPSGVLLEKPLGGPAAETDGHLAVTLDRPDAVTAERIAQAVQETLKAPSRATDPGRVDVEIPDDFREDPVGFAARVERVAVTPDEAPRVVLNERTGTVIAGQGVRIAPVAISHGGVKIEIGGGPARAEADVTSLVDLLSGLGVRPRDVVVIFQMLKRLGALKAELVLM, encoded by the coding sequence ATGAAACCAGGCTGGTTTTTGTTGTTGGGAATCGCGGGGGCGTTGAACCTCTCGGCGGCCGAAACCCGGGTGAAGGACGTCGCCCGGGTGGGCGGCGTTCGAGACATGGAACTGGTGGGGTACGGGCTGGTAACGGGCCTGCGCGGAACCGGCGACCGGCCCGGCTCCGGACCGGCGGCCCAATCCCTCGTCAATTTATTGAATCGATTGGGGGTCGCGGCCTCGCCCCAGGAACTCCAATCCAGCAACATCGCGGCGGTGGCGGTCACGGCCCGGGTGCCGGCGTACAGCCGGCCGGGCGCGGCGATGGACGCCCGGGTTTCGTCCTTGGGGAACGCCTCGCGGCTGGAAGGCGGGACACTGCTTTTGACGGCCCTTTTGGGCGTCGATGGAAAAGCCTACGCCACCGCCCAGGGACGATTGGCGGAGGAACCGGAATCGGGCGAGGACCGAAAAGGTTCCGCCTCCGCGGGCGGGGCGACCACGGCTTTTCTGCCCAGCGGCGTGCTGCTGGAGAAACCCCTGGGGGGGCCCGCCGCCGAAACCGACGGACATTTGGCCGTCACGCTGGATCGACCCGACGCGGTGACGGCCGAACGCATCGCCCAGGCGGTCCAGGAAACCCTGAAAGCGCCCTCCCGGGCCACGGACCCGGGCCGGGTGGACGTGGAAATTCCCGACGATTTTCGGGAGGACCCCGTGGGATTCGCGGCGCGCGTCGAGCGCGTGGCGGTCACCCCGGACGAAGCCCCCCGGGTGGTTTTGAATGAACGCACGGGGACGGTCATTGCCGGGCAGGGGGTTCGCATCGCGCCGGTGGCGATCTCCCACGGCGGCGTCAAAATCGAAATCGGCGGGGGGCCGGCCCGGGCCGAGGCCGACGTCACGTCGCTGGTGGACCTCTTAAGCGGGCTGGGCGTGCGCCCCCGGGACGTGGTCGTTATTTTCCAGATGCTCAAGCGTCTCGGCGCGCTCAAGGCCGAACTGGTGCTGATGTGA
- a CDS encoding rod-binding protein — protein sequence MKLSRTAPPAPPPTRSNDRLKQACRGFEGIFLHALLKEMRSTVDATALGGSGPAREITQDMYDQSLSEEMSRAGGLGVGPMLYRQLNRAQVPAPGADKGSERRIHP from the coding sequence GTGAAACTTTCCCGAACCGCGCCCCCCGCCCCGCCGCCGACCCGTTCCAACGATCGCCTGAAACAGGCCTGCCGGGGTTTCGAGGGCATTTTCCTGCACGCGCTTTTAAAAGAAATGCGCTCCACGGTGGACGCGACCGCCCTCGGCGGGTCCGGTCCCGCCCGGGAGATCACCCAGGACATGTATGACCAGTCGCTGAGCGAGGAGATGTCCCGCGCCGGCGGCCTCGGCGTGGGTCCGATGCTCTACCGCCAGTTGAACCGGGCTCAAGTTCCCGCGCCCGGGGCCGATAAAGGAAGTGAGAGGAGGATACATCCATGA
- a CDS encoding flagellar protein FlgN codes for MAADTPLARMESALEEITRLCGELRDIMTEERTALVAARRDALPELLRKKADGLQRLADADERRRRCALQLERSWGWAPVDRPLSQLASRLDAPTRERLVGKKDRLLQVMRDLCALNEANGRLIRQAVTVGRRLLDWATAPREFIYGPAGLERDAAGRVVHQRA; via the coding sequence GTGGCCGCCGACACCCCCCTCGCGCGGATGGAATCCGCGTTGGAGGAGATTACGCGTCTGTGCGGGGAACTCCGGGACATCATGACCGAGGAACGAACCGCCCTGGTCGCCGCCCGGCGGGACGCCCTGCCGGAACTTCTCCGAAAAAAGGCCGACGGCCTTCAGCGCTTGGCCGACGCCGACGAACGACGGCGACGGTGCGCCCTTCAATTGGAACGATCCTGGGGCTGGGCCCCGGTGGACCGCCCCCTCTCCCAACTCGCCTCGCGCCTGGACGCCCCCACCCGGGAACGTTTGGTTGGGAAAAAAGACCGCCTGCTCCAGGTCATGCGCGACTTGTGCGCCTTGAACGAAGCCAACGGCCGGTTGATCCGCCAAGCCGTCACGGTGGGCCGCCGCCTTTTGGACTGGGCCACGGCCCCCCGCGAATTCATTTACGGTCCGGCCGGGCTTGAACGCGACGCCGCCGGGCGCGTCGTCCACCAACGTGCGTGA
- a CDS encoding response regulator — protein sequence MVSNIRVLCVDDDQGVVKSLRRLLQKIDVEVLTALSGDEGLRLLRDTGPAHVIISDYRMPGMNGVELLKEVGRRWPQTVRLMLSGHTDSSVFTAAVLDGRIFRFLTKPWNDDEVLAVVSHAVDRFWLLRENDLMKQELELKDAELRKLKKELGRPKAVKVERPGGAAGTVTAPPTSA from the coding sequence ATGGTGTCCAACATACGGGTGTTGTGCGTTGACGACGATCAGGGGGTGGTCAAATCCCTTCGCCGTCTGCTCCAAAAAATAGACGTGGAAGTGCTCACGGCGTTGTCGGGCGACGAAGGCCTGCGCCTCCTGCGGGACACCGGCCCCGCCCACGTGATCATCTCCGATTACCGGATGCCCGGCATGAACGGGGTTGAACTTCTCAAGGAAGTGGGACGGCGGTGGCCCCAAACGGTGCGGCTCATGCTGTCCGGGCACACGGACTCCTCGGTGTTCACCGCCGCGGTGTTGGACGGACGCATTTTCCGGTTTCTCACCAAGCCCTGGAACGACGACGAGGTGCTGGCGGTCGTGTCCCACGCGGTGGACCGCTTTTGGCTTCTGCGCGAGAACGACCTTATGAAGCAGGAATTGGAATTGAAGGACGCCGAATTACGGAAATTAAAAAAGGAATTGGGGCGACCGAAAGCCGTTAAGGTCGAGCGCCCCGGGGGGGCCGCCGGAACGGTGACGGCGCCGCCGACGTCGGCGTAG
- a CDS encoding chemotaxis response regulator protein-glutamate methylesterase has translation MSPPAEKTESTGSASLIPPRPVRVLVMDASAAGRRSLADLLQRQGGVRVQSLAGPEGWDPLRRDFDPQVLVLTMGTAAGNGSRFLETLMDTDPLPVVLCGGDDEGDSVLRCLERGAVAALPSPSTGSGDDLSDVPTLLIGEIHRAAAASLSFDCFRKRTPIEALPRDLWRTGAKRSGSPVIVLAAGEGGTPALQEILKALPEDTPGVLVATRLPQSHTGAFARRLAGVCRMEVKEGVPNDVLRPGQILIAPGNRHALLAASAKAPHVEIVEGPLVGGHRPSFDVLFRSASLAAGARAVGVLLTGLGEDGVAGLAVLRAGGARTAAQEGSTCFAAELPRLAVESGAARDAVPLSKLPAWILENAVTCLETDPPR, from the coding sequence GTGTCGCCACCCGCTGAAAAAACGGAATCGACCGGGTCGGCGTCCCTGATTCCGCCGCGACCGGTTCGGGTGCTGGTCATGGACGCCTCGGCCGCCGGTCGGCGGAGCTTGGCCGACCTCCTTCAACGCCAGGGAGGGGTTCGGGTTCAATCCCTGGCGGGTCCCGAGGGGTGGGACCCCCTTCGCCGGGACTTCGACCCCCAGGTCCTCGTCCTCACCATGGGCACCGCCGCCGGAAACGGGTCCCGTTTCTTGGAAACCCTAATGGACACGGACCCTCTGCCGGTCGTCCTTTGCGGCGGCGACGACGAGGGCGATTCGGTTCTGCGCTGCTTGGAACGCGGCGCCGTGGCCGCCTTGCCGTCGCCTTCCACCGGGTCGGGCGACGATTTGAGCGACGTCCCGACCCTTTTGATCGGCGAAATTCACCGGGCGGCGGCCGCCAGCCTGTCGTTCGATTGTTTTCGAAAGCGGACCCCCATCGAGGCGCTCCCGCGGGACCTGTGGCGGACCGGCGCGAAACGGAGCGGTTCGCCGGTGATCGTCCTGGCCGCCGGAGAAGGGGGCACGCCCGCGCTTCAAGAAATTCTCAAGGCCCTGCCCGAAGACACGCCCGGGGTGTTGGTCGCGACGCGCCTGCCCCAATCCCACACCGGCGCCTTCGCGCGGCGGCTGGCGGGCGTTTGCCGCATGGAAGTCAAAGAAGGCGTGCCCAACGACGTCCTTCGCCCGGGGCAGATACTGATCGCTCCGGGCAACCGCCACGCCCTGCTGGCCGCCTCGGCCAAGGCCCCCCACGTGGAAATCGTGGAGGGACCGTTGGTGGGGGGCCATCGGCCCAGCTTCGACGTCTTGTTTCGATCGGCGTCCTTGGCCGCGGGGGCTCGGGCGGTGGGGGTTCTTTTGACGGGCCTGGGGGAGGACGGCGTGGCGGGCCTTGCGGTCCTGCGGGCGGGGGGCGCCCGCACGGCGGCGCAGGAGGGCTCCACCTGTTTCGCGGCCGAATTGCCGCGCCTGGCGGTCGAAAGCGGGGCCGCCCGGGACGCCGTGCCCCTGTCCAAATTGCCGGCCTGGATTTTGGAAAACGCGGTGACGTGCCTGGAGACGGATCCGCCGCGCTAA
- the flgK gene encoding flagellar hook-associated protein FlgK yields MSLLASFEIGTRSLRTFQTAIQTVSHNISNVNTPGYSRQRIVLTTEQPDLTDRFDVGRGVRMMGVERLRDAFFEASWRRETTGQGQAEALATAYKSAESLFPEPNGDGLSTRMDKFWSAWQELANHPTDPGIRAVVLTRGADLAAGLNQTLQGLTQQRADVDSEMAAVIPQINATAREIYQLNDAIKTALLNGQTPNDALDRRDFLVGQLSQWTSVQVVDHADGSVAVYAGGAPLVEEGRVGSLETFPRAGDPEGHLAIRWKETGDAFEPVGGRLGGLVAARDTVLTGLTQSLKDWSRTLRDEVNALHRTGVGLDGSTGLRGAVNFPGTLAADATVSLNGVDIALTAGDDLATVVSRLNAQEAATGVHAAVDGARLVLAPGGASPQTVRMTGDPDGAWKTLGIVNDFFAGEPGALGLSEAVQNNPDAVAASVSGAPGDNALARALAGLREKKVFSDGHASFDGSYQGFLADLGARSAAAQATHDNQTFLVQQIDQLRESVSGVSLDEELTDLIRYQRSYEMAARSIQTADEMLSTLLDMVHR; encoded by the coding sequence GTGTCTCTTCTCGCCAGTTTTGAAATCGGCACCCGGTCCCTTCGCACCTTTCAAACCGCCATTCAGACGGTCTCCCACAACATTTCCAACGTCAACACCCCCGGATACTCCCGCCAACGAATCGTGTTGACCACGGAGCAACCCGATCTGACGGACCGCTTCGACGTCGGCCGGGGCGTCCGGATGATGGGCGTCGAGCGCCTGCGGGACGCTTTTTTTGAAGCCAGCTGGCGTCGCGAAACCACGGGACAAGGACAGGCCGAAGCCCTGGCCACGGCCTACAAGTCGGCGGAATCCCTTTTTCCCGAGCCCAACGGAGACGGTCTGTCGACCCGCATGGACAAGTTTTGGTCCGCCTGGCAAGAATTGGCCAACCACCCCACGGACCCGGGAATCCGCGCGGTGGTCTTGACCCGGGGCGCCGACTTGGCCGCCGGGCTCAACCAGACTCTTCAGGGACTGACGCAACAGCGGGCCGATGTGGACAGCGAAATGGCCGCCGTGATTCCCCAAATCAACGCCACCGCCCGTGAAATTTACCAGCTGAACGACGCCATCAAAACGGCCCTGCTGAACGGCCAAACCCCCAACGACGCTTTGGACCGCCGGGATTTCCTGGTGGGCCAATTGTCCCAGTGGACGTCGGTTCAGGTGGTGGACCACGCCGACGGCTCCGTGGCGGTTTACGCCGGAGGGGCGCCGTTGGTCGAGGAAGGCCGCGTGGGGTCTCTGGAAACGTTCCCCCGGGCGGGAGACCCCGAAGGCCACCTGGCGATCCGTTGGAAAGAAACCGGGGACGCCTTTGAGCCCGTGGGAGGGCGCTTGGGGGGCCTCGTGGCCGCCCGGGACACGGTGTTGACCGGGCTCACCCAATCGTTGAAGGACTGGTCCCGGACGCTCCGGGACGAAGTCAACGCCCTGCACCGAACCGGCGTGGGCCTGGACGGCTCCACGGGCCTACGGGGCGCGGTGAATTTCCCCGGAACTCTGGCGGCCGACGCCACGGTGTCGTTGAACGGCGTCGACATCGCCCTCACGGCCGGGGACGACCTGGCCACCGTCGTTTCCCGTCTCAACGCCCAGGAAGCCGCCACGGGCGTCCACGCCGCGGTGGACGGCGCGCGCCTGGTGCTGGCCCCGGGCGGCGCTTCCCCCCAAACCGTTCGAATGACGGGCGACCCCGACGGCGCCTGGAAAACCCTGGGCATCGTCAACGACTTTTTCGCCGGGGAACCCGGCGCCCTGGGGTTATCGGAGGCCGTCCAAAACAACCCGGACGCCGTCGCGGCGTCCGTGTCCGGCGCCCCGGGGGACAACGCCCTGGCCCGCGCTTTGGCCGGTCTCCGGGAGAAAAAGGTTTTTTCCGACGGCCACGCGAGTTTCGACGGCTCCTACCAGGGGTTTCTGGCCGACCTGGGCGCGCGGTCGGCCGCCGCCCAAGCCACCCACGACAACCAAACCTTTTTGGTTCAACAAATCGATCAACTGCGGGAATCCGTCTCCGGCGTTTCTCTGGACGAGGAACTGACGGATCTAATCCGCTACCAGCGGTCCTACGAAATGGCGGCGCGGTCCATCCAAACCGCCGACGAAATGTTGAGCACGTTGCTCGACATGGTCCATCGATAA
- the flgM gene encoding flagellar biosynthesis anti-sigma factor FlgM: MIPSIGSSGPQGSRGASAADETAKTGAAAKKRPAAASEAQDQVTLSPVARDLQVLRAHVNDGAADRAAKVAALKERVARGDYRVSTDDLAARIRDAWSA, encoded by the coding sequence ATGATTCCATCCATTGGTTCCTCGGGGCCCCAGGGCTCCCGGGGCGCGTCCGCCGCCGATGAAACGGCCAAAACGGGCGCCGCCGCCAAAAAACGTCCCGCCGCCGCGTCGGAGGCTCAGGATCAGGTGACCCTGTCGCCCGTGGCCCGGGACCTGCAGGTTCTGCGGGCCCACGTGAACGACGGCGCCGCCGACCGGGCCGCCAAAGTGGCCGCGTTGAAAGAACGCGTCGCGCGCGGCGATTACCGCGTGAGCACCGATGACCTGGCCGCCCGAATCCGGGACGCCTGGTCCGCCTGA
- a CDS encoding flagellar basal body L-ring protein FlgH: MNRWVPLALLFVAGCFGRRPTPPAPPPIAETPLLSLFADTRAGRVGDLVTVQIMETSKGSRRVTSRADKEGDLSVDLKTNTGGKAARSSLGLKTTNDTNAESGLERRGSLIANMTARVIDILPGGLLRLEGEQTIVLEGGEQTIRLKGLARPADIGPGNTILSTRLADARIEYKSRREPSVHHRGLLAWLVGIVF; encoded by the coding sequence GTGAACCGCTGGGTCCCGCTGGCGCTGTTGTTCGTCGCGGGTTGCTTCGGTCGCCGACCCACGCCACCGGCGCCGCCGCCCATCGCCGAAACGCCGCTATTGTCCCTCTTTGCCGACACCCGGGCCGGTCGCGTCGGGGACCTGGTCACCGTGCAAATCATGGAAACGTCCAAGGGTTCCCGTCGAGTCACCTCCCGCGCCGACAAAGAGGGCGATTTGTCCGTGGATTTAAAAACGAACACCGGCGGCAAAGCCGCCCGCTCCTCCCTGGGTCTTAAGACGACCAACGACACCAACGCCGAATCGGGCCTGGAGCGCCGGGGGTCCTTGATCGCCAACATGACGGCTCGGGTGATCGACATTCTGCCCGGCGGTTTGCTCCGACTCGAAGGCGAGCAGACCATCGTTCTGGAGGGCGGCGAACAAACCATTCGGTTGAAGGGCCTCGCCCGGCCCGCGGACATTGGGCCCGGAAACACGATTCTCTCCACGCGGCTGGCCGACGCCCGCATTGAATACAAAAGCCGCCGGGAACCCTCCGTCCACCATCGGGGTCTTTTGGCCTGGCTGGTCGGGATCGTTTTCTAG
- a CDS encoding flagellar assembly protein FliW → MTRRARPPLTTTRFGVLRPDAASVLTLVGGLVGFPGQRRFLLLDHAGRGDFGWLQSADDGSLAFPVTDPRRHLPDCRYVFGPADLAGLRLGSRALPDVLVTVSVTPDGGVRLNLSGPLVFNFRRRLGRQLVQSPVGDPIPVTLPCSFSPVEKAKAS, encoded by the coding sequence ATGACCCGGCGCGCGCGACCGCCCCTGACCACCACGCGCTTCGGCGTCCTTCGGCCCGACGCCGCCTCGGTTTTGACGCTGGTCGGCGGCTTGGTGGGTTTCCCCGGCCAACGGCGGTTTCTGTTGTTGGACCACGCGGGCCGGGGCGATTTCGGCTGGCTGCAAAGCGCGGACGACGGCAGCCTGGCCTTTCCCGTCACCGATCCGCGGCGCCACCTGCCCGATTGCCGTTACGTTTTTGGCCCGGCCGACCTGGCGGGATTGCGGTTGGGCTCCCGCGCCCTCCCCGACGTTCTGGTCACCGTTTCCGTCACGCCCGACGGCGGCGTGCGACTCAACTTGTCCGGACCGCTCGTGTTTAATTTCCGCCGGCGCCTCGGGCGCCAGCTGGTCCAATCCCCGGTCGGCGACCCGATCCCCGTGACGCTCCCGTGCTCCTTCTCTCCCGTCGAAAAGGCGAAAGCCTCCTGA